In a single window of the Mugil cephalus isolate CIBA_MC_2020 chromosome 6, CIBA_Mcephalus_1.1, whole genome shotgun sequence genome:
- the acsbg2 gene encoding long-chain-fatty-acid--CoA ligase ACSBG2 isoform X3 codes for MQPNARRPESLSVPAAAEPGLWTSQGDAVVKLRMDESGLGAETPLTVNQMFTKTVERFGEYTALGWKEGEQQKSLNYKEYYQTCRTAAKSFLKLGLERYHGVGILGFNSAEWFISDIGAILAGGFAVGIYTTNSPEACQYVAENCKANIIVVENHKQMQKILQVEDKLPHLKAIIQYKDALKEKRPNLYTWAEFMELGRNEPDAPLDAIISSQKPNQCCTLIYTSGTTGQPKGVMLSHDNITWTALSTSHHVNLMDATQVQESVVSYLPLSHIAAQMVDIWLTMRVGGATYFAQPDALKGSLVNTLKEVRPTAFMGVPRVWEKMQEKMKATGAKSSTVRRKVAAWAKDVGLQTNLTKMNQNGAAGRAPLSYHVAKKLVFKKVRKALGLDRCNKCYTGAAPITKDTLEFFLSLDMPLFELYGMSESTGPHTISNPTAFKITSCGKEIPGCKTKLHNPDEEGNGEICFWGRHVFMGYLNMPDKTEEALDSEGWLHSGDLGKHDKNGFLFITGRIKELIITAGGENIPPVPIEDAVKEAVPLISNAMLIGDKRKFLSMLLTVKCQVNAESGDPEDELTPEAVELCKKLGSNATRVSEIAGGRDRAVHTAIQEGINRVNEKANSNAQRIQKFLILDRDFSVGGGELGPTMKLKRPVVMKMYKEQIDNFYKELATPTTPDNPLPPK; via the exons ATGCAAC CGAACGCCCGGCGCCCGGAATCCCTGTCGGTGCCGGCGGCTGCAGAGCCGGGTCTGTGGACGTCGCAGGGCGATGCAGTGGTGAAGCTGAGGATGGACGAGTCCGGTCTGGGAGCCGAGACGCCTCTGACCGTCAACCAGATGTTCACCAAAACTGTGGAGCGCTTCGGTGAATACACAGCTCTGGGCTGGAAGGAGGGCGAGCAGCAGAAAAGCCTGAACTACAAAGAATACTACCAGACGTGCCGCACCGCTGCCAAGAGCTTTTTAAAG CTTGGACTGGAGCGCTACCACGGCGTCGGGATCCTTGGCTTCAACTCCGCAGAGTGGTTCATCTCAGACATCGGAGCCATCCTGGCGGG CGGCTTCGCTGTGGGCATCTACACCACCAACTCTCCCGAAGCCTGCCAGTATGTAGCGGAAAACTGCAAGGCCAACATCATCGTGGTGGAGAACCACAAACAGATGCAGAAAATCCTTCAG GTTGAGGACAAGCTGCCGCACCTGAAAGCCATTATCCAGTACAAAGATGCACTCAAAGAGAAGAGACCAAATCTGTACACG TGGGCAGAGTTCATGGAGCTCGGACGCAATGAGCCGGACGCTCCTCTCGACGCCATCATCTCCAGCCAGAAGCCCAACCAATGCTGCACGCTCATCTACACCTCAGGAACCACCGGCCAGCCCAAAGGAGTCATGCTCAGCCACGACAAT ATAACGTGGACGGCGCTCTCCACCAGCCACCACGTGAATCTCATGGACGCCACCCAGGTCCAGGAGTCGGTGGTCAGCTACCTGCCGCTCAGCCACATCGCCGCTCAGATGGTCGACATCTGGCTCACCATGAGGGTCGGAGGGGCGACCTACTTCGCTCAGCCGGACGCCCTGAAG GGTTCGCTGGTGAACACCCTGAAGGAGGTGCGGCCCACGGCCTTCATGGGCGTCCCGCGAGTCTGGGAGAAGATGCAGGAGAAGATGAAAGCCACCGGGGCCAAGTCTTCGACCGTGCGCAGGAAAGTGGCCGCCTGGGCCAAAGACGTCGGCCTGCAGACCAATCTGACCAAGATGAACCA AAACGGAGCGGCCGGCCGCGCTCCGCTCAGCTACCACGTCGCCAAAAAGCTCGTGTTCAAGAAGGTGCGCAAGGCTCTGGGCCTGGACCGCTGCAACAAGTGCTACACGGGCGCCGCCCCCATCACCAAAGACACTCTGGAGTTCTTCCTCAGCCTCGACATGCCCCTGTTCGAACTCTACGGCATGAGCGAGAGCACCGGACCTCACACCATCTCCAATCCCACCGCCTTCAAAATCACCAG TTGTGGTAAAGAGATCCCAGGGTGCAAGACGAAGCTGCACAACCCGGACGAGGAGGGAAACGGCGAGATCTGCTTCTGGGGCCGCCACGTCTTCATGGGTTACCTCAACATGCCCGACAAGACGGAGGAGGCTCTGGACTCAGAGGGCTGGCTGCACTCGGGCGACCTGGGCAAACACGACAAGAACGGGTTCCTCTTCATCACTGGACGGATCAAAG AGCTCATCATCACAGCGGGAGGTGAGAACATCCCTCCCGTCCCTATCGAGGACGCGGTGAAGGAAGCCGTGCCGCTGATAAGCAACGCCATGCTGATCGGAGACAAGAGGAAGTTTCTGTCGATGCTTCTCACTGTTAAG tgcCAAGTGAACGCGGAGTCGGGGGATCCGGAGGACGAGCTGACGCCGGAAGCCGTGGAGCTGTGCAAGAAGCTGGGCAGCAACGCCACGCGCGTCTCTGAGATCGCAGGCGGCCGAGACCGAGCGGTGCACACGGCCATCCAGGAGGGAATCAACCGGGTCAACGAGAAGGCGAATTCCAACGCCCAGCGCATTCAGAAGTTTCTCATTCTGGATCGGGACTTCTCCGTGGGCGGAGGAGAGCTGG GTCCGACCATGAAGCTGAAGCGGCCGGTGGTGATGAAGATGTACAAAGAACAGATTGACAATTTTTACAAAGAGCTGGCGACACCGACGACCCCCGACAACCCTCTGCCCCCTAAATAG
- the acsbg2 gene encoding long-chain-fatty-acid--CoA ligase ACSBG2 isoform X1 produces the protein MQLITCEPNHMSEAVVMEPPRADGFMESSCGTGDSAASLDDGIVDTANESSEEESTGEKEEDTVVPEATSETKTTEQSTNTKMANARRPESLSVPAAAEPGLWTSQGDAVVKLRMDESGLGAETPLTVNQMFTKTVERFGEYTALGWKEGEQQKSLNYKEYYQTCRTAAKSFLKLGLERYHGVGILGFNSAEWFISDIGAILAGGFAVGIYTTNSPEACQYVAENCKANIIVVENHKQMQKILQVEDKLPHLKAIIQYKDALKEKRPNLYTWAEFMELGRNEPDAPLDAIISSQKPNQCCTLIYTSGTTGQPKGVMLSHDNITWTALSTSHHVNLMDATQVQESVVSYLPLSHIAAQMVDIWLTMRVGGATYFAQPDALKGSLVNTLKEVRPTAFMGVPRVWEKMQEKMKATGAKSSTVRRKVAAWAKDVGLQTNLTKMNQNGAAGRAPLSYHVAKKLVFKKVRKALGLDRCNKCYTGAAPITKDTLEFFLSLDMPLFELYGMSESTGPHTISNPTAFKITSCGKEIPGCKTKLHNPDEEGNGEICFWGRHVFMGYLNMPDKTEEALDSEGWLHSGDLGKHDKNGFLFITGRIKELIITAGGENIPPVPIEDAVKEAVPLISNAMLIGDKRKFLSMLLTVKCQVNAESGDPEDELTPEAVELCKKLGSNATRVSEIAGGRDRAVHTAIQEGINRVNEKANSNAQRIQKFLILDRDFSVGGGELGPTMKLKRPVVMKMYKEQIDNFYKELATPTTPDNPLPPK, from the exons ATGCAAC TGATCACTTGCGAGCCCAACCACATGTCTGAAGCCGTGGTGATGGAGCCTCCTCGGGCGGACGGCTTCATGGAGTCGTCCTGTGGCACAGGGGACAGCGCGGCCTCCCTCGATGACGGCATCGTGGACACAGCGAA CGAGTCCTCGGAGGAAGAGTCCACGGGGGAAAAGGAAGAGGACACGGTGGTCCCTGAAGCCACCAGCGAAACCAAGACGACAGAgcagagcacaaacacaaaaatgg CGAACGCCCGGCGCCCGGAATCCCTGTCGGTGCCGGCGGCTGCAGAGCCGGGTCTGTGGACGTCGCAGGGCGATGCAGTGGTGAAGCTGAGGATGGACGAGTCCGGTCTGGGAGCCGAGACGCCTCTGACCGTCAACCAGATGTTCACCAAAACTGTGGAGCGCTTCGGTGAATACACAGCTCTGGGCTGGAAGGAGGGCGAGCAGCAGAAAAGCCTGAACTACAAAGAATACTACCAGACGTGCCGCACCGCTGCCAAGAGCTTTTTAAAG CTTGGACTGGAGCGCTACCACGGCGTCGGGATCCTTGGCTTCAACTCCGCAGAGTGGTTCATCTCAGACATCGGAGCCATCCTGGCGGG CGGCTTCGCTGTGGGCATCTACACCACCAACTCTCCCGAAGCCTGCCAGTATGTAGCGGAAAACTGCAAGGCCAACATCATCGTGGTGGAGAACCACAAACAGATGCAGAAAATCCTTCAG GTTGAGGACAAGCTGCCGCACCTGAAAGCCATTATCCAGTACAAAGATGCACTCAAAGAGAAGAGACCAAATCTGTACACG TGGGCAGAGTTCATGGAGCTCGGACGCAATGAGCCGGACGCTCCTCTCGACGCCATCATCTCCAGCCAGAAGCCCAACCAATGCTGCACGCTCATCTACACCTCAGGAACCACCGGCCAGCCCAAAGGAGTCATGCTCAGCCACGACAAT ATAACGTGGACGGCGCTCTCCACCAGCCACCACGTGAATCTCATGGACGCCACCCAGGTCCAGGAGTCGGTGGTCAGCTACCTGCCGCTCAGCCACATCGCCGCTCAGATGGTCGACATCTGGCTCACCATGAGGGTCGGAGGGGCGACCTACTTCGCTCAGCCGGACGCCCTGAAG GGTTCGCTGGTGAACACCCTGAAGGAGGTGCGGCCCACGGCCTTCATGGGCGTCCCGCGAGTCTGGGAGAAGATGCAGGAGAAGATGAAAGCCACCGGGGCCAAGTCTTCGACCGTGCGCAGGAAAGTGGCCGCCTGGGCCAAAGACGTCGGCCTGCAGACCAATCTGACCAAGATGAACCA AAACGGAGCGGCCGGCCGCGCTCCGCTCAGCTACCACGTCGCCAAAAAGCTCGTGTTCAAGAAGGTGCGCAAGGCTCTGGGCCTGGACCGCTGCAACAAGTGCTACACGGGCGCCGCCCCCATCACCAAAGACACTCTGGAGTTCTTCCTCAGCCTCGACATGCCCCTGTTCGAACTCTACGGCATGAGCGAGAGCACCGGACCTCACACCATCTCCAATCCCACCGCCTTCAAAATCACCAG TTGTGGTAAAGAGATCCCAGGGTGCAAGACGAAGCTGCACAACCCGGACGAGGAGGGAAACGGCGAGATCTGCTTCTGGGGCCGCCACGTCTTCATGGGTTACCTCAACATGCCCGACAAGACGGAGGAGGCTCTGGACTCAGAGGGCTGGCTGCACTCGGGCGACCTGGGCAAACACGACAAGAACGGGTTCCTCTTCATCACTGGACGGATCAAAG AGCTCATCATCACAGCGGGAGGTGAGAACATCCCTCCCGTCCCTATCGAGGACGCGGTGAAGGAAGCCGTGCCGCTGATAAGCAACGCCATGCTGATCGGAGACAAGAGGAAGTTTCTGTCGATGCTTCTCACTGTTAAG tgcCAAGTGAACGCGGAGTCGGGGGATCCGGAGGACGAGCTGACGCCGGAAGCCGTGGAGCTGTGCAAGAAGCTGGGCAGCAACGCCACGCGCGTCTCTGAGATCGCAGGCGGCCGAGACCGAGCGGTGCACACGGCCATCCAGGAGGGAATCAACCGGGTCAACGAGAAGGCGAATTCCAACGCCCAGCGCATTCAGAAGTTTCTCATTCTGGATCGGGACTTCTCCGTGGGCGGAGGAGAGCTGG GTCCGACCATGAAGCTGAAGCGGCCGGTGGTGATGAAGATGTACAAAGAACAGATTGACAATTTTTACAAAGAGCTGGCGACACCGACGACCCCCGACAACCCTCTGCCCCCTAAATAG
- the acsbg2 gene encoding long-chain-fatty-acid--CoA ligase ACSBG2 isoform X2: MSEAVVMEPPRADGFMESSCGTGDSAASLDDGIVDTANESSEEESTGEKEEDTVVPEATSETKTTEQSTNTKMANARRPESLSVPAAAEPGLWTSQGDAVVKLRMDESGLGAETPLTVNQMFTKTVERFGEYTALGWKEGEQQKSLNYKEYYQTCRTAAKSFLKLGLERYHGVGILGFNSAEWFISDIGAILAGGFAVGIYTTNSPEACQYVAENCKANIIVVENHKQMQKILQVEDKLPHLKAIIQYKDALKEKRPNLYTWAEFMELGRNEPDAPLDAIISSQKPNQCCTLIYTSGTTGQPKGVMLSHDNITWTALSTSHHVNLMDATQVQESVVSYLPLSHIAAQMVDIWLTMRVGGATYFAQPDALKGSLVNTLKEVRPTAFMGVPRVWEKMQEKMKATGAKSSTVRRKVAAWAKDVGLQTNLTKMNQNGAAGRAPLSYHVAKKLVFKKVRKALGLDRCNKCYTGAAPITKDTLEFFLSLDMPLFELYGMSESTGPHTISNPTAFKITSCGKEIPGCKTKLHNPDEEGNGEICFWGRHVFMGYLNMPDKTEEALDSEGWLHSGDLGKHDKNGFLFITGRIKELIITAGGENIPPVPIEDAVKEAVPLISNAMLIGDKRKFLSMLLTVKCQVNAESGDPEDELTPEAVELCKKLGSNATRVSEIAGGRDRAVHTAIQEGINRVNEKANSNAQRIQKFLILDRDFSVGGGELGPTMKLKRPVVMKMYKEQIDNFYKELATPTTPDNPLPPK; the protein is encoded by the exons ATGTCTGAAGCCGTGGTGATGGAGCCTCCTCGGGCGGACGGCTTCATGGAGTCGTCCTGTGGCACAGGGGACAGCGCGGCCTCCCTCGATGACGGCATCGTGGACACAGCGAA CGAGTCCTCGGAGGAAGAGTCCACGGGGGAAAAGGAAGAGGACACGGTGGTCCCTGAAGCCACCAGCGAAACCAAGACGACAGAgcagagcacaaacacaaaaatgg CGAACGCCCGGCGCCCGGAATCCCTGTCGGTGCCGGCGGCTGCAGAGCCGGGTCTGTGGACGTCGCAGGGCGATGCAGTGGTGAAGCTGAGGATGGACGAGTCCGGTCTGGGAGCCGAGACGCCTCTGACCGTCAACCAGATGTTCACCAAAACTGTGGAGCGCTTCGGTGAATACACAGCTCTGGGCTGGAAGGAGGGCGAGCAGCAGAAAAGCCTGAACTACAAAGAATACTACCAGACGTGCCGCACCGCTGCCAAGAGCTTTTTAAAG CTTGGACTGGAGCGCTACCACGGCGTCGGGATCCTTGGCTTCAACTCCGCAGAGTGGTTCATCTCAGACATCGGAGCCATCCTGGCGGG CGGCTTCGCTGTGGGCATCTACACCACCAACTCTCCCGAAGCCTGCCAGTATGTAGCGGAAAACTGCAAGGCCAACATCATCGTGGTGGAGAACCACAAACAGATGCAGAAAATCCTTCAG GTTGAGGACAAGCTGCCGCACCTGAAAGCCATTATCCAGTACAAAGATGCACTCAAAGAGAAGAGACCAAATCTGTACACG TGGGCAGAGTTCATGGAGCTCGGACGCAATGAGCCGGACGCTCCTCTCGACGCCATCATCTCCAGCCAGAAGCCCAACCAATGCTGCACGCTCATCTACACCTCAGGAACCACCGGCCAGCCCAAAGGAGTCATGCTCAGCCACGACAAT ATAACGTGGACGGCGCTCTCCACCAGCCACCACGTGAATCTCATGGACGCCACCCAGGTCCAGGAGTCGGTGGTCAGCTACCTGCCGCTCAGCCACATCGCCGCTCAGATGGTCGACATCTGGCTCACCATGAGGGTCGGAGGGGCGACCTACTTCGCTCAGCCGGACGCCCTGAAG GGTTCGCTGGTGAACACCCTGAAGGAGGTGCGGCCCACGGCCTTCATGGGCGTCCCGCGAGTCTGGGAGAAGATGCAGGAGAAGATGAAAGCCACCGGGGCCAAGTCTTCGACCGTGCGCAGGAAAGTGGCCGCCTGGGCCAAAGACGTCGGCCTGCAGACCAATCTGACCAAGATGAACCA AAACGGAGCGGCCGGCCGCGCTCCGCTCAGCTACCACGTCGCCAAAAAGCTCGTGTTCAAGAAGGTGCGCAAGGCTCTGGGCCTGGACCGCTGCAACAAGTGCTACACGGGCGCCGCCCCCATCACCAAAGACACTCTGGAGTTCTTCCTCAGCCTCGACATGCCCCTGTTCGAACTCTACGGCATGAGCGAGAGCACCGGACCTCACACCATCTCCAATCCCACCGCCTTCAAAATCACCAG TTGTGGTAAAGAGATCCCAGGGTGCAAGACGAAGCTGCACAACCCGGACGAGGAGGGAAACGGCGAGATCTGCTTCTGGGGCCGCCACGTCTTCATGGGTTACCTCAACATGCCCGACAAGACGGAGGAGGCTCTGGACTCAGAGGGCTGGCTGCACTCGGGCGACCTGGGCAAACACGACAAGAACGGGTTCCTCTTCATCACTGGACGGATCAAAG AGCTCATCATCACAGCGGGAGGTGAGAACATCCCTCCCGTCCCTATCGAGGACGCGGTGAAGGAAGCCGTGCCGCTGATAAGCAACGCCATGCTGATCGGAGACAAGAGGAAGTTTCTGTCGATGCTTCTCACTGTTAAG tgcCAAGTGAACGCGGAGTCGGGGGATCCGGAGGACGAGCTGACGCCGGAAGCCGTGGAGCTGTGCAAGAAGCTGGGCAGCAACGCCACGCGCGTCTCTGAGATCGCAGGCGGCCGAGACCGAGCGGTGCACACGGCCATCCAGGAGGGAATCAACCGGGTCAACGAGAAGGCGAATTCCAACGCCCAGCGCATTCAGAAGTTTCTCATTCTGGATCGGGACTTCTCCGTGGGCGGAGGAGAGCTGG GTCCGACCATGAAGCTGAAGCGGCCGGTGGTGATGAAGATGTACAAAGAACAGATTGACAATTTTTACAAAGAGCTGGCGACACCGACGACCCCCGACAACCCTCTGCCCCCTAAATAG